A window of Sphingomonas adhaesiva contains these coding sequences:
- a CDS encoding substrate-binding domain-containing protein, translating to MSRYDLALALALTLACAGGLTACVDQAAGGGAGSREQIKVVGSSTVYPFTTIVAEQFLADTPQAKPPVIESTGTGAGMKLFCAGVGAGHPDIEDASRRMKRSEYDQCARHGVHGVLEIQIGIDGIAFAEARNGAKMRLTTADIYRALAFTPLGRRNRARTWREVNPALPAIPIQVYGPPATSGTRDALAELILAQGCAAVEPGMTALRERDHAAFEARCLRVREDGAYIDAGENDNLIVQKLQSNPNAIGVFGYGYLEENARAVNGVAIDGVAPTYGTIASGAYPGARPLYLYVKKAHLNAIPGLRAFLATYARAWGRDGPLVKRGLIAAPAAVQARSAAIVARETPLDPAALD from the coding sequence ATGTCGCGGTACGACCTGGCGTTGGCGCTTGCGCTCACGCTCGCCTGTGCGGGCGGGCTGACGGCGTGCGTCGACCAGGCGGCGGGCGGCGGCGCGGGCTCGCGGGAGCAGATCAAGGTGGTCGGCTCCTCGACCGTCTATCCCTTCACCACGATCGTCGCCGAACAATTTCTCGCCGACACGCCGCAGGCCAAGCCGCCGGTGATCGAATCGACCGGCACCGGCGCGGGGATGAAGCTGTTCTGCGCCGGGGTGGGCGCGGGCCATCCCGATATCGAGGATGCGTCGCGCCGGATGAAGCGCAGCGAGTACGATCAATGCGCCCGCCACGGCGTCCACGGCGTGCTGGAAATCCAGATCGGTATCGACGGCATCGCCTTCGCCGAGGCGAGGAACGGCGCGAAGATGCGGCTGACCACCGCCGACATCTATCGTGCGCTCGCCTTCACACCGCTCGGCCGGCGCAATCGCGCGCGGACCTGGCGCGAGGTGAACCCCGCACTGCCCGCGATCCCGATCCAGGTCTATGGCCCGCCCGCGACCAGCGGCACGCGCGATGCGCTGGCGGAACTGATCCTGGCGCAAGGCTGCGCGGCGGTCGAACCCGGCATGACGGCGCTGCGCGAGCGCGATCACGCCGCCTTCGAGGCGCGCTGCCTGCGCGTGCGCGAGGACGGCGCCTATATCGATGCGGGCGAGAACGACAACCTGATCGTCCAGAAGCTGCAATCCAACCCGAATGCGATCGGCGTCTTCGGCTACGGCTATCTGGAGGAGAATGCGCGCGCGGTGAACGGCGTCGCGATCGACGGCGTCGCCCCCACGTACGGGACGATCGCGTCGGGCGCCTATCCGGGCGCGCGCCCGCTGTACCTCTACGTCAAGAAGGCGCATCTGAATGCCATTCCCGGGTTGCGTGCGTTCCTCGCGACCTATGCCCGCGCCTGGGGTCGCGACGGCCCGCTGGTGAAGCGCGGGCTGATCGCCGCCCCCGCTGCGGTGCAGGCGCGCTCGGCCGCGATCGTCGCACGCGAAACCCCGCTCGATCCGGCGGCGCTCGACTGA